The sequence below is a genomic window from Oncorhynchus nerka isolate Pitt River linkage group LG7, Oner_Uvic_2.0, whole genome shotgun sequence.
CCTCTTATACATTCGTATTTTGTATGCTCATGGATATCAGTTTACATTGACTGCGAATGTACGTGCTAACTAGCTGATATTAGCGGACTAAACTCCCTAGCTACTGTATACGCGTAATGAATTTAACTTGAAACCTACCAGCTGATTCTGACTTGTTGACATGACATACTACTGTCTGAGAAATCTCAACTCTCATATGACATTTTtcctagctactgtacctgaAAACGCGCTCCTTGGCTTGGCTCTGCGAGCTGAATCGAACCCAAGAGTCCATTCTCACGACAGGTAGACTACCACTTCCGCTCACTTGCAACCGTGGATTAGGCCTGTGCTTTGTTAGCTAGCAACGTTCTATACCGTCTTCTGGCAAGAGCAGCCCAATGCTATATACACAGTTCAATATGTCCACAATGTGCCCCACACGTCTGCCAACACTTTGTAAAATGTAGATTTATTTGTTTACTAAAGAGTTAGCTTCACATCATCTTTACCCATGGACGGAAACTGTGGAGGGACACAATAGCGAAAGACCTTTCCCAGGGTAATCATTAGCTCCGTAACTTAACTGATAGGAAGTTCGTGCACCGCACATTGATTGTATGTTCATGGCATTAGTCGATTCGTGATTTTTTTTTGTGCAGCACGCTATTGTACAAGCGATAGCATAAATGAAAACGAACGATTGTAGTTATTCGAACACAACAGTCAAGCCAAGGCAACTCATTACCGTGGATTATATTTGCTGCGAAACCTCATACCGCCACATGGGggtgactcacacacacagaggccagACAAAACACAACCAATTTGGAAAAAAATGGCAGTACATTTTATTTTAGTGTGTTAATAGAAAATAAATTAAGGAAAACAATCATGATCAAGAGGAAtaaaacaaacacaaaacataATATACTCCCATATGTGGCACTACCAGATCCACGGAGTGCTGAAATAATAAGTGCACAACCGTTGTACTACAGGTCAGGGGGTAATAAAGGAGTGTGAATCACTCTGGAGAGGTACTGTACTTGGCATTATCTCTATTTACTGAAACACTATAAAACATTGTATCATGACAAACCTGTTGTAGGCGGAGCAAAATTAAAATGCCAGCTACGCCCATCAAATTCCTTTCTAGTGGACCATATTAGGCAATGCTGCACATTAATGGCTTGTCAACATCAACACCACCTGTGTATTAAATATCCTCAGCAACTCAGTTCACAACTGTCAAAGTATTCCCACTGCAACACGGCACCAGTCCTGAGTACAGGCTGGTCAGCTTACAAACACAAAGCAATAACCCATGAAGGCTTTTCAATTGAAATGGAGAGGAACCTCAATGCTATCAGAACATCTTGTTTTCATCATCTTCTATATTACAATCTTTTCATTCTTTCCATTTCCTTGGCTGGCAAGATACTCCACATCCTTTGGGACTCTCCCTCTAATCTTCAAACTCACGTCTCATACCCCTTCGCAATTTCCCAACCGCCTTTAAATCAAAACTTCAAGCTCACTCCTCAATACCTGCCACTTTACCTACTGTATGACCTTCTCAGCCTAGTATTTGCTCCCTTCCCCTCCGCAATTCCCCATATCTACCTCTCTTCAAGCGCCCATCCCTCCAGGACCGCaacccctttcctccctccctccctacacagTTTCACCTAAACATCTCATCTCTGGCTCTCCATCAAAGAGAAATGTTGTAACTTCAGGCAAACCCCACGCTGTCTCAGCATTTTAAAAATATTAAACACTACAGTCAATTGGTTTCATTGGATACTAAAATGCTAACGTCGGCTGTTGTTAAAAGCCAGACCTCAATTTCAGCACAATGAGCATACGGTACATCAGCATGGTTCCTGCCTTCTCTAATGCGCACAAGAGGCTAATCTCTTCAGTAACAATTGTTAGTTTCGTTGCGGTTGCAAACACTTATAATCTAACTCGGACAAGAGTCATTAGTCTCCTCGTGGGAGTTGGAACTAGGAATTGGGGTTGTAAGGGTACCACTGGAGGACTGTCGTATCCCACAGTGCCCCTCTCTCAGTGCTCGGAGTGCTGTTTCTTGTGGAAGGTGGAGCGCATGCGGCTCCAGAACGAGTGGTTCCTCCTGGTCTTCCTCTCACTGCCACGGACCGACTCGGCCTCGCGTTGGCGAATCTGGCGGACCAGGGCGGCGAAAACCTCGTCGATGTAGTAGCGAAATGCCGCAGAGGTCTCGAAGAAGGGGCACTGGAACTCCCTGGCcagctccttcccctcctctactGACACCTAGTGGAGTGGAGGGAAATACCATtttcatatacagtatatgtaccAAACAGAGTCATGATGTATATGTTACAGTAAGTGTGTGGATCTACAGATTCCCCGTCTCCTTGGTAAATCTACAGATTCCCCGTCTCCTTGGTAAATCTACAGATTTCCCGTCTCCTTGGTAAATCTAGATTCCCCGTCTCCTTGGTAAATCTACAGATTCCCCGTCTCCTTGGTAAATCTACAGATTCCCCGTCTCCTTGGTAAATCTACAGATTCCCCGTCTCCTTGGTAAATCTAGATTCCCCGTCTCCTTGGTAAATCTACAGATTCCCCGTCTCCTTGGTAAATCTACAGATTCCCAGTCTCCTTGGTAAATCTACAGATTCCCAGTCTCCTTGGTAAATCTACAGATTCCCCGTCTCCTTGGTAAATCTACAGATTCCCCGTCTCCTTGGTAAATCTACAGATTCCCCGTCTCCTTGGTAAATCTACAGATTCCCCGTCTCCTTGGTAAATCTACAGATTCCCCGTCTCCTTGGTAAATATACAGATTCCCCGTCTCCTTGGTAAATATACAGATTCCCCGTCTCCTTGGTAAATATACAGATTTACCCGGGGAATCTATAGATTTATCATACCAGTCAGACAGGCTATCTGTAAATCTCCCAGTAAATGTGTAAAGATAGGCCTTTTGAATAGTAGTAAGATTTTAATGCCGCCAGATAGTGGGCAAAACCTACTTTAGTGCCAAGACTACCAATGTGCGCCCCCCCCCCTTCCCACAATTCTCACCTGTCGGAGATGGGTCAGGTCAGACTTGTTGCCCACCAGTACCACTGGTGTGTTGGCGGTGCGGCGCACACGATCAATGAGCTGCTTGAACTGGCGCGCCTCCTGTAAGCTCCGCCTATCTGTGATGGAGTAGGAGATGATGAAGCCTTCGCCCGCCCGCATGTACTGGTCCCGCATGGCTGTAAACTCCGCCTGGAGAGggacgcgtgtgtgtgtgagagagagagaaagaaagaaagaggcaaAAGTGGAGTGAGTAATTAAGGACTGGAACAGAAAGAATAACAGCAAAATACTTAGATAACATTACCTATGCAGATgctacacatacacccacacattcaTGTACTGGTATGAGTGTGAACACCTGAGAGCATCCAGAGAATCAATCACCAATACATCGGTCTGTCCTACAAGCTACTAGAGGAAGAACATGGAGACCCACTGAAAAATATTAGCTCTCTAAACACAATGCCCTGTGTGTGGACACTTCCCTGAATTTGGTCCGGTATGAACAAACCCAGTCATGGGCATGTATTATAGAACATGTACATGACCATATATAGAACATGACTAACCTCATAAGTGAGCTATGCATGAGTCTATGGATGAGTCAGACAGGCACAGATGTGGTGCGGGGAGCGGGTGAGAAAGGCAGATTATGTAAGTAAAAGAAGGGAGAAGATGGAGTGAGCACTGCTTAAAACAGATGCTGAGAAGAGTAAAGACTTGGATGTCATGACGATGAAGGGGAGATATGTTCTTCTGGGTGTACTTTGATAAATAATGATCTTACATTGCCAATGATAAGGTATCATGCTAATCAGAATGGTTGaattgaatgtaattgagagacaaggacagacagtcagaaatGATTGATTTTATAGGAAAGCGAACATCAGGATAGGCGGAGAGGGTTTCCCCTCCTCTATTTGATCTAATGTGAAAAGACTAGACAGATTAAAGCAAATTCCCAGTCCTTCCAAGGTGTTTTTTCCATATTGCTTTCACCTATCCTATGTTTACAGATcagtagaggaaggagaggaggcgaGGAAGCCATATTAGACTATCGAGAATGAGATGCAACCAAAGAAGGTGGAGGCATGACGTTTTTAATGGAAGCCCTTTGTGAGGAAGTTACCTGTCCTGCTGTATCCAGGATGTCCAGGTTGGCTGGTTCATCATCGATGCGGATCTGTGTCTTGTATGCATCCTCTAGGAGAGACATTCAGTGGTATTTTAATGGCTAtacaagataattgtgtagttacgTCATAGGCCGTGGTTCATCGACTCTGGTCGATGCTATGCAGCGTGCATGTGCGCTTTATCAAGTCACGCCAGGTGTTCTCTTGTTTTGGACTTGCGGTTCCTTGTATGAGTTCTGACATTTCAGGCTCGCAAAGTAAGTATTGTTCTTGGAACCATGGGGTCTATACCCTATATGGGGCTCTGACAGTTCAGGCTTCTCAGGTAAGTATTAGGGGAAAGGTGACTTCTGTAACCCCTTTTCGGAGCCGGTGGAACCTGTGTGTGCTTAGGGTGCCGTGGGCCTCCTTGTTTGGTACCCTCTGAGTCAGCTTGGGGAGTGATTGTATGTACCCATAGTATGTTATACAGAGTAACCGACTGAAAGGGAACGTACAGTTATTAATATTACTAATGAAGACTGAAACGAGGTAGAACATATTTTGGCCACCCACGTCGGGGGATTTGTGCTCGCTGAAAAACAGTTCTGAATTGAGGAAATGGATGTGAGCCCTGGTATTATAGCCAGGAAGGCGGGGCATCCGAGGGTGGGCCTCGGCATTCATTGGCCCGTTAGGCGTGATTTCagtttttcatgtgaatattattGGTTGTTGACTGCCCGTAGTGTTATACCTCATTCCCTCCTTCAGTaagttttgttgatggtggtggaaaccgCTGTCTCAAAGCGCTGCTCTAGAATCTTccttaagtgttcaattgggttgagatctggtgactgagagcGGTCATAGCATATGGTTAACATTTTCTTGCTCATCaaaccacacacactgacaaaccaCCGAGCCCTGTGGATggaggcattgtcatcctattggggcatagccatggtagccaaaataatggtctgcccagtattttttttatatatgaccctaagcatgatgggatgttaatttcttaattaactgagaaaccacacctgtgtggaagaacctgctttcaatatactttgtatcccacATTTACTCAACTGTTACcattattctggcagttacatgTATACACATCTATCTACTCAccagccagtttattaggtacacccatctagtactgggtcggaccttcctttgcctccagaacagcctgaattattcaggTGATGGATTCGACAAGTCTGacacgttccacagggatgttggtctaCGCTGACGCGATGGAATCACACAGTTGCTGCAAACTAGACGGCGGTACACCACCGCTAACACCAGGCAGAATAGAATCATGCTGCTTATgtcaaatcctgactctgccattgAATGatgcaacaggaaccgggatttgTCAGACTCAGCTGTCCGGTGTTGGTGATTGCGTGTCCGCTGAAgtcgcttcttcttgtttttatctgataggagtggaacccggtgtggtcgccTGCTGCAGTAGCCCACCCGTGACAACAATCGACAAGTTGTGCGTCCCAAGATGCCGTTCTGCataccactgttgtactgcgccgttATTTGTCTGTTCGTGTAGCACATGGGGTGTGTGAAacttactcctcagcctgaagtatGCCCATTGTGCCCGCATATAGCTAGCTTTTTACGTAGCGCAGACTGGTAAGACGCTTCAGGAGGGCGGTCACATGTGCTAGCAAGTCAGAGGTCCCGAGTTCGCGCCAGGTATGGGCTGAAACGGGAGGAAGTggtactcgctaagcaagcaACGTGACATCTTTTACAGCCCACAGGACTTCCACTGACTGgattttttgtttgtcgcaccattctcgggAAACCATACACACTGCCGTGCATGAAAAGCCCAGGAAGGCGGCCGGTTTTAGAGGAACTGGATCCGGCGTGCCTGGCCCCgatgatcataccacgctcaaagtcgcttaggtcactagttttgcccattctaatgttcaattgaacagtaactgaatgcctcgatgccggTCTGCTTGCTTTATAGAGCAAGCCACGGCCATGTGACTCCTGCACTTTCCATGACAGGTGAATCAAGATTTTACCTtactgatgtcacctgttaaatccacttcaaatcagtgtagacgaaggggaggacaccggttaaagaaggatttgtaaaccttgagacaattgcgACATGgattgtatgtgtgccattcagagggtgaatgggcaaatcaaaagatttaagtgcctttgaacggggtatggtagtaggtgccaggcgcaccggtttgagtgtatctagaactgcaacgctgctgagtttttcatgCTATTTCCTGTGTGAATCAAGAAggtctaccacccaaaggacatctagccaacttcacaactgtggaacgcattggagtcaacatgggccagcatccctaaggaacactttcgacaccttgtagtccaatTGAGGCTTTTCTGAAGGCAAAGgggggtgaaactcaatattaggaaggtgttcctgatgttttgtacactcagtgtatgtaaatacagtaccagtcaacagtttggacacacctactcattcaagggtttttcttacattattactattttctacattgtagattaatagtgaagaactatgaaatacatatggaatcatgtagtaaccaaaacatgtttaaacaaatcaaaatatattttatattcttcaaagtagccaccctttgacaactcttggcattctctcaaccaacttaatgaggtagtcacctggaatgcatttcaattaacaggtgtgccttgttaaaagtttatttgtggaatgtctttctttcttaatgcgtttgagccaatcaggtgtcatatgacaaggtaggggtgatatacagaaggtagccctatttggtaaaagaccaagtccatattatggcaagaacagctcaaataagcaaagagaaacaacagtccatcattactttaagacatgaaggtctgtcaatacggaaaatttcaagaactttgaaagtttcttcaaatgcagtcgcaaaaaccatcaagcgcaatgatgaaactggctctcatgaggaccgccacaggaaaggaagacccagagtttttattttttatttcacctttttttaaccaggtaggccagttgagaacaagttctcatttacaactgcggccTGGCCAAGATATAGCAAAgcagttacctctgttgcagaggaaaAGTTTGTTAGAGTTAACAGCCTCATAAATTGCAGCCCTAGattaatgcttcacagagttcaagtaacaggtacatctcaacatcaactgtccagaggaaactgtgtgaatcaggccttcatggtcgaatttctgcaaagaaaccaccaataaaggacaccaataagaagaagagtcttgcttgggccaagaaacaccagcaatggacattagaccggtggaaatatatgtcctttggtttgatgagtccaaatttgaggttTTTGTTTCCAACCACCGCATCTGTGAGACGCAGgttaatgacccaacacaccttcagactgtggaagggctatttgacaaagaaggagagatggagtgctgcatctgatgacctggcctccacaatcacatttacatttacatttaagtcatttagcagacgctcttatccagagcgacctcaaccaaattaatatggtttgggataagttggacaacagagttaaggaaaagcagccaacaagtgctcagcatttgtgggaactccttcaagactgttggaaaagcattccaggtgaagctggttgagagaatgccaagagtgtgcaaagctgtcctctaggcaaagggtggctaatttttGGTGTGGTTTAGAAGGCCAAATTTGAGCAAATAGGAGTCGCCGTATTTTGATCAGAAACCAAGCACTCTCACCTATGGTGGGGTCATGGTCTTCAGGGAACCTGTGGCTGATAAACTGCATTATAatagctgaggagagagagagagagagttaagttTTAACAAGCTTCATAGGCACTGCATCAAAAATCCAAAAAGGAGAAATCAGAAACAAACTACAAGTAGATCAGAAAACagagtggaagaaagagagaaagggtgatGTAGAGGGATTATGACGTCAATACGGGAGACTATTACATTTCCCAGGTTGTatcacacacacttcccctccctctccccatctctctcgtcTCTTTGTTGTTCTTCCTCCAGGCGTGC
It includes:
- the LOC115131544 gene encoding GTP-binding protein Rit1-like — translated: MESSRGSGGLSREYKLVMLGEGGVGKSAIIMQFISHRFPEDHDPTIEDAYKTQIRIDDEPANLDILDTAGQAEFTAMRDQYMRAGEGFIISYSITDRRSLQEARQFKQLIDRVRRTANTPVVLVGNKSDLTHLRQVSVEEGKELAREFQCPFFETSAAFRYYIDEVFAALVRQIRQREAESVRGSERKTRRNHSFWSRMRSTFHKKQHSEH